The Pseudomonas sp. R4-35-07 nucleotide sequence CCATCCAGGGCACCTCGCGCGCGATCCAGGACGCGCTGCACCTGGGACGCATCGCCAGTCGCAGTGATTCCACCACCTTGATCCTCGGCGAAAGCGGCACCGGCAAAGAGTTATTTGCCCAGGCCATTCATAACGCCAGCGAGCGTTGCACTGGCCCCTTCGTCGCAGTCAACTGCGGCGCGATCCCACGGGACCTGGTGCAAAGCGAATTGTTCGGCCATACCGAAGGCGCCTTCACCGGCTCGGCACGCGGCGGTTCGGCGGGCAAGTTTGAACTGGCCGATGGCGGGACGATTTTCCTCGATGAAATCGGCGACATGGCCTTCGACGCGCAAGTCAGCCTGTTGCGCGTGTTGCAGGAAGGCGAGGTGACCCGCGTGGGCGCGAAGACCTCACGGCCAGTGGATGTGCGCATCATTGCGGCGACCCACCGCAATCTCAGCCAGGCGGTGGCCGAGGGGGCGTTTCGCGAAGACCTTTACTACCGCCTCAACGTGCTGAATATCACCGTGCCGCCCCTGCGTATGCGCCGTGACGATATTCCTCTGCTGGCGCGGCATTTCCTGCAGCGTTGCGCGCGTTCGTTGCGCAAATCGCTGCAAGGATTCTCGCCGGATGCGCTGGCGTTGCTGTCGGCCCATGGCTGGCCGGGCAATGTGCGCGAGCTGGAAAACGCGATTGAGCGGGCGACCAACCTGGCGATGGGCGAGTGGATCGAGCCTGGCGATTTACCCTTGGAGGCCAGGCCGCGCGCCCCGGCCATCCCATATGCCGCGCCAGCCACCCAAGACCTGAGCAGCCACGAGATGCACGCCATCGTCACGGCGCTGAAAAACACCGCTGGCAATATCCGCCTGGCCGCCCGGCAGCTGAACGTTTCCCGTGGCGGGCTGTACAACAAGATGAATCGGTTCGGGTTGAATGCCGGGGATTTTCGCGGCCGGTGAACGGTTACCGATGTGGGAGGGGCGATGAAGCGTACGCCGCCCTCTGTAGGAGCGAGCTTGCTCGCGAAAAACGCCCAGGCAACGCGTTTATTCTGGATAAACGCGGGGGGCCTGAATTTTTCGCGAGCAAGCTCGCTCCTACAAAAAGCTCTGACTGACTGGCATCAGGGCAAGCCCCCTCTTCAGGTGCCCATGTTTTCCGAGGTGACGATGTGCGGCGGGATGTGCACCCGATGCCGCGCCGGATCGAACGCCTCGTCGCTCTGCAGCGCCACCAGCAGGTCCACCAGCGCCACCGCCGTCTGGCGTGGCTGCGAATCCATCACCACATCGATCAACCCTCGGCCCAGGGCCTGGCGCGACAGTTCGGTGGACTCCTGCAAAATGCAGCACAACGCCGGGCGCTTGGGCAGTTGCGCCAAGGCGTTGATCACGCCGTCACCGCCGCCGCCCACCACGCACAGCCCGCGCAAGTCGGTGTGGCGGCTGAGCAGGTCGAGGGTGGCTTCTTCGGTGATGTCGCAGTTGTCCAGATTGATCAGCGGTTCCAAGGGTTTGAGCCCCGGTGCGTGTTCGGCCAGGTAGCTGTGCAAGCCTTCGACCCGCGCCTGGTGGCCGAGAAAACGGTGGCCCCCCAGCAAGATGCCCACGCTGCCTTTACGCGCACCGCAGGTACGCGCCAACAGCCAGCCCATGGTGCGGCCGACGACGTGATTATCCTGGCCCACATAAGGTTCGGCCGCGCGTTCGTGGATGTCCGAGAGCAGCGCCACCACCGGCACGCCGGCTGCGCGGATCTGCGCCAGGCACGCATTGATCAACGGGTGGGCGAAGCTGACCACCGCCAGCGCGTCGCACTGCACGGCCAGTTGCTCGATCTGCGCGACGATGGCGCTGGGTGTGCGGTCAACGATGTACTCGAACTGGCAGCTCAGGTTGGCGCTGGCGTGCTGCTGCGCCGCCGCGCTGATCGACTGGGCCAGGTTGGCATAGAACGCCTGGGCGGTGCCCAGCAGGAGAATGCCGAAACGGTAGGTCGGACGCCGTTCGCGAATACGCTGGCCGATCAGTCGCGCGGCGAAATAACCGACCGCTTCGGCGGCCTGGAATACGTGCTCGGCGGTTTGCGGATTGACCGGTGCGCGAGCGTTCAATACACGGTCGACGGTGGCCACACTGAGGCCCGCGTGGGCGGCAACCGTGGCGATGGTCGGGCGTTTATGGGTATTCATGGCGAGCCCCTTGAGCGTCTTGATAGAAAACTATCAAGCCCCGCTGGGCCTGGATGATAGCTTGATAGGGAATGGATTCAAGCCCTTGAGGCTGATTTGGCCGCGCTCTATGGTTGGTCTCGCAAAGCCCCTGAAACCCCACGCTTGCGGAGAACGATAACAATGCCTGAACACACCGCTCACCGCGCCCGGCGCGATTACAGCCTGACCGGCCCCGAAGCCGCCCGCGCCGCCGAAAAAGGCCTGGTCTCGGCCCGTTGGTACCAATCGCCGATTCCGCGCAAACGCATGAAGGAACTGATGCAGCGCCGTGACGGCCCGGCCCTGGTCGATACGGCCATCTGGTTCACCGCGTTGTTCGTCACAGGCTTTGGCGGCTACTGGTTCTGGGGCTCCTGGGCCTGTGTGCCGTTCTTCCTCGCCTATGGCGTGCTCTACGGCACCGCCTCCAACCCGCGCTGGCACGAAACCGGGCATGGCACGGCGTTCAAGACCCGCTGGATGAATGACGCGCTGTACCCAGTGGCGTGCTTCATGTGCCTGTTCGAACCCCATGTGTGGCGCTGGAGCCATGCCCGGCACCACACCGACACCATCGTCGTCGGCCGCGACCCGGAGATCGTCGAGCCGCGCCCGCCAAGCTTCTGGATGATGTTTCTGAGCCTGTTCAATCTGCCCCTGGCCTGGAAGACCTTCAGTGGCGTGGCCCGCCATGCCATCGGCCGTATGAGTGCCCAGGAGCAGGACTTCATCCCCGAATCCGAATGGCCCAAAGTGTTTCGCGCCGCGCGCATCTGGGTGGGCATTTACGCGTTGATCATCGGCACCGCCTTGTACCTGCACAGCTGGTTGCCGCTGATGCTGGTGGGGCTGCCGAGTCTCTATGGCGCCTGGCTCGGCTACCTGTTCGGCCTCACCCAGCACGTGGGCCTGGCCGAAGATGTGCTCGACCACCGCAGCAACTGCCGCACCATTTACATGAACCGCGTGCTGCGCTTTATCTACATGGACATGAACTACCACCTCGAGCACCACATGTACCCGATGGTGCCGTACCACGCGCTCGAACAACTGCACGAAGAAATCCGCCGCGACTGCCCACCGCCGTATGCCAATCTGTTCGAGGCCTACAAGGAAATCCTGCCAACCCTGTGGAAGCAGCGCAGCGACCCGACCTATTTCGTCCAGCGCCCCACCCATAGTGGCGAGCGAGCTTGCTCGCGCTGGGCTGCGCAGCAGCCCCAATAAACCTGACGCGGTCTTTCAGATAACCCTCAATCGCGATCCTGGGCTGCTTCGCAGCCCAGCGCGAGCAAGCTCGCTCGCCACCAGGAACGTTATTCACTTGGAGAAAAATCATGAACGATCAATGGATCGACGTCTGCGCCGTGGGCGAGATAGACGAAGAAGACGTGCTGCGCTTCGACCACGGGGCACACACCTATGCGGTGTTCCGCTCCGCCGACAATGAGTTTTTCGCCACCGCCGGCCTGTGCACCCACGAGAAAATCCACCTGGCCGACGGCCTGGTCATGGACCATGTGATCGAATGCCCCAAGCACAACGGGCGTTTCGATTACCGCTCCGGCAAGGCCCTAGGCGCGCCGGTCTGTGTCAACCTGAAGACCTACCCGGTACGGGTCGAAGCGGGGCGAGTGTTGCTCGCTGTCACGGCGTGATGATGAGCGCGCCCCTGATTATCGTTGGCGCCGGCCATGCCGGTGGCCGTGCGGCGTTGACCCTGCGCGAGGAGGGTTACGACGGTCGGCTGATCCTGATCGGCGACGAACCGCACGTGCCCTACGAACGACCGCCGCTGTCCAAGGCCCTGTTGCAAGGCAGCCAGGACCTGGCCGGGTGTAGCCTGTGCGACAGCGCGCGGCTGGCCGAGCTGGATATCGAGCATATTGCCGGCAATGCGGTCAGCCAGCTGGCGCCGCAGCAGCATCGGCTGCAACTGGCCGATGGCCGCTGGCTGGACTATGCCGGCGTGCTACTCGCCACTGGCGGCCGTGCGCGGCGTCTGCCTCAGGCCCAGGCCAATGTGCTTTACCTGCGCACCCACGATGAAGCGCTGGCCCTGCGCGTCCAGTTGCGCCCCGGCACCCGGCTGGTGATCGTCGGCGGTGGGTTTATCGGCCTGGAAGTGGCGGCGACTGCGCGAGGCCTGGGCTGCGCGGTGAC carries:
- a CDS encoding LacI family DNA-binding transcriptional regulator, coding for MNTHKRPTIATVAAHAGLSVATVDRVLNARAPVNPQTAEHVFQAAEAVGYFAARLIGQRIRERRPTYRFGILLLGTAQAFYANLAQSISAAAQQHASANLSCQFEYIVDRTPSAIVAQIEQLAVQCDALAVVSFAHPLINACLAQIRAAGVPVVALLSDIHERAAEPYVGQDNHVVGRTMGWLLARTCGARKGSVGILLGGHRFLGHQARVEGLHSYLAEHAPGLKPLEPLINLDNCDITEEATLDLLSRHTDLRGLCVVGGGGDGVINALAQLPKRPALCCILQESTELSRQALGRGLIDVVMDSQPRQTAVALVDLLVALQSDEAFDPARHRVHIPPHIVTSENMGT
- a CDS encoding fatty acid desaturase family protein, producing MPEHTAHRARRDYSLTGPEAARAAEKGLVSARWYQSPIPRKRMKELMQRRDGPALVDTAIWFTALFVTGFGGYWFWGSWACVPFFLAYGVLYGTASNPRWHETGHGTAFKTRWMNDALYPVACFMCLFEPHVWRWSHARHHTDTIVVGRDPEIVEPRPPSFWMMFLSLFNLPLAWKTFSGVARHAIGRMSAQEQDFIPESEWPKVFRAARIWVGIYALIIGTALYLHSWLPLMLVGLPSLYGAWLGYLFGLTQHVGLAEDVLDHRSNCRTIYMNRVLRFIYMDMNYHLEHHMYPMVPYHALEQLHEEIRRDCPPPYANLFEAYKEILPTLWKQRSDPTYFVQRPTHSGERACSRWAAQQPQ
- a CDS encoding MocE family 2Fe-2S type ferredoxin, which encodes MNDQWIDVCAVGEIDEEDVLRFDHGAHTYAVFRSADNEFFATAGLCTHEKIHLADGLVMDHVIECPKHNGRFDYRSGKALGAPVCVNLKTYPVRVEAGRVLLAVTA